The following are from one region of the Pectobacterium actinidiae genome:
- a CDS encoding lipid kinase, translating into MTMSHYSAAKESGPTALLFINKHARNGDSSARYVKELLQQSQISIVEPDEKDTGSCSDIIRAYADRVDFVIIGGGDGTLNAAAPGLVDTGLPLGVLPLGTANDFARTVGIPREIRQAVQVIANGQRRAVDLGEVNGHLFFNVSSIGFSAALARGLSAKSKKRWGTLGYALAAFKLLKQSRPFRVEIEHDGIKERVRTVQVSVGNGRFYGGGMAVADSAAPDDGRLDVYSLEVSHWWEMVALIPFIRKGTHGRWRKVRAFSARELTLSTSKPHDINADGELIGKTPAVFGIREKAIQVFAPPVPD; encoded by the coding sequence ATGACGATGAGCCATTATTCAGCAGCGAAGGAATCAGGCCCAACAGCGCTTTTATTTATTAATAAACATGCGCGTAACGGTGATTCCTCCGCTCGCTATGTGAAAGAATTATTACAACAAAGCCAGATCAGCATCGTCGAACCGGATGAAAAAGACACGGGGTCGTGCAGCGATATCATACGTGCGTATGCGGATCGGGTGGATTTTGTGATTATCGGCGGTGGCGATGGCACGCTGAATGCAGCCGCCCCTGGCCTGGTGGATACGGGATTGCCGTTGGGCGTGCTGCCATTAGGGACGGCGAATGACTTTGCCCGTACGGTGGGGATCCCCAGAGAAATTCGGCAGGCCGTGCAGGTTATCGCTAACGGGCAGCGGCGCGCCGTTGATTTGGGGGAGGTCAACGGGCATCTATTTTTTAACGTTTCCAGTATTGGGTTTTCTGCTGCATTGGCGCGCGGGCTGTCGGCGAAATCCAAGAAACGATGGGGAACATTAGGCTATGCGCTGGCGGCCTTTAAGCTCTTGAAACAAAGTCGTCCTTTTCGCGTGGAAATTGAGCATGACGGTATCAAAGAGCGCGTGAGAACGGTACAGGTGTCGGTGGGAAACGGGCGTTTCTACGGCGGTGGCATGGCGGTAGCGGACAGTGCTGCGCCTGATGATGGTCGACTGGATGTCTATAGCCTGGAGGTTTCTCATTGGTGGGAAATGGTGGCACTGATTCCTTTTATCCGCAAGGGAACGCATGGTCGCTGGCGCAAAGTCCGCGCTTTTTCCGCCAGAGAACTGACGTTGAGTACCTCAAAGCCGCACGACATCAATGCCGACGGCGAGCTGATTGGCAAAACGCCAGCGGTATTCGGGATCAGAGAAAAGGCGATTCAGGTTTTTGCGCCACCGGTGCCTGATTAA
- a CDS encoding nitroreductase family protein gives MSNAFLQSIKARRSIYAIGDKLPISEDQVTALITEAVNESPSSFNSQSSRVVILFGEQHHKLWDIVKQQLKKIVPADAFAPTESKLASFAAGAGTVLFFEDTAVIEALQEKFALYADNFPVWSEHSTGIAQFAVWSTLAQEKIGASLQHYNPLIDDDVKAQWNLPASWKLRAQMPFGSIEQPAGEKTYISFEERFRVFK, from the coding sequence ATGAGTAATGCTTTTTTGCAGTCAATCAAGGCCCGTCGTTCAATCTATGCCATCGGCGATAAATTACCGATATCAGAAGATCAGGTTACCGCCCTCATTACCGAAGCCGTTAATGAAAGCCCCTCCTCTTTTAATTCACAAAGCTCACGCGTTGTGATTCTGTTCGGCGAGCAGCATCACAAACTGTGGGATATTGTTAAACAGCAACTGAAGAAAATTGTACCGGCGGACGCTTTCGCCCCAACAGAAAGCAAACTGGCGTCCTTTGCCGCTGGCGCGGGTACCGTCCTGTTCTTTGAAGACACCGCCGTGATTGAGGCACTACAGGAAAAATTCGCGCTTTATGCCGATAACTTCCCAGTCTGGTCTGAACATTCAACCGGAATTGCTCAGTTTGCCGTGTGGTCTACGCTGGCGCAGGAAAAAATTGGTGCCTCGCTCCAGCACTACAATCCCCTGATCGACGATGATGTTAAAGCACAGTGGAATCTGCCAGCCAGTTGGAAGCTGCGTGCTCAAATGCCATTTGGCTCAATCGAGCAACCCGCTGGTGAGAAAACTTATATTTCCTTTGAAGAGCGTTTCCGCGTATTTAAATAA